A single genomic interval of Bacteroidales bacterium harbors:
- the purT gene encoding formate-dependent phosphoribosylglycinamide formyltransferase, which produces MAKLGTIFSEKGCKALLCGSGELGKEVAIELQRYGVEVVALDRYDNAPAMQIAHRSYTLSMLDGAKLREIIEKEKPDFIIPEVEAIATSTLVELEKEGYNVIPTANATLLTMNREGIRRLAAEELGIKTSPYRFAGTKEEYEAAIKEIGIPCVVKPIMSSSGHGQSTIKCEADIEPAWKEAQEGGRAGAGRVIVEGFVEFDYEITLLTVRHVGGTTFLNPIGHHQVSGDYRESWQPQPMSDKAIEAAKDIAGKVTAALGGRGIFGVELFIKGDEVLFSEVSPRPHDTGMVTMISQDMSEFSLHARAILGLPIPGIRFYGASASKAIVVEGNSTDVVFDNLEEVLAEPDVQIRIFGKQEVKGHRRFGVILALDETVEKALAKAERAYSKLKVIVN; this is translated from the coding sequence ATGGCTAAATTAGGAACTATTTTTTCAGAGAAAGGGTGCAAGGCTCTTCTCTGCGGTTCAGGAGAATTAGGCAAAGAGGTTGCAATAGAGTTGCAACGCTATGGAGTTGAAGTGGTTGCTTTAGACCGCTACGACAATGCTCCTGCTATGCAAATTGCACATCGCTCTTACACACTCTCAATGTTAGACGGAGCAAAACTTCGTGAGATAATCGAAAAAGAGAAACCCGATTTTATTATCCCCGAAGTTGAGGCCATTGCCACATCTACTCTTGTTGAGTTGGAGAAAGAGGGTTACAATGTTATACCCACAGCCAATGCCACTCTACTAACAATGAACAGAGAGGGTATTAGACGTCTTGCAGCCGAAGAGTTGGGAATAAAGACCTCTCCTTATCGTTTTGCAGGAACAAAAGAGGAGTATGAGGCAGCCATAAAGGAGATTGGAATCCCTTGTGTTGTTAAACCTATTATGAGTTCATCGGGACACGGACAAAGCACCATCAAATGCGAGGCAGATATTGAACCAGCTTGGAAAGAGGCACAAGAGGGTGGTCGTGCAGGAGCAGGACGCGTTATTGTTGAGGGATTTGTTGAGTTTGACTATGAGATTACACTACTCACTGTTCGCCACGTAGGAGGAACAACATTCCTAAATCCAATCGGACACCACCAAGTTAGTGGAGACTATCGCGAGAGTTGGCAACCACAACCAATGAGCGACAAAGCAATTGAGGCTGCAAAAGATATAGCAGGTAAAGTTACTGCCGCACTTGGAGGCAGAGGAATCTTTGGAGTAGAGTTGTTTATCAAAGGAGATGAAGTATTGTTTAGCGAAGTATCACCTCGCCCACACGACACAGGTATGGTAACAATGATTTCGCAAGATATGTCGGAGTTCTCACTTCACGCACGTGCAATTCTTGGATTACCCATCCCGGGCATCCGTTTCTACGGAGCATCAGCATCAAAAGCAATAGTTGTTGAGGGTAACTCAACAGACGTTGTATTTGACAACTTAGAAGAGGTACTCGCTGAGCCAGACGTTCAAATCAGAATATTCGGGAAACAAGAGGTTAAAGGACACCGCCGTTTTGGAGTAATCCTTGCTCTTGACGAGACAGTAGAAAAGGCTCTTGCAAAAGCAGAACGAGCATACTCAAAACTAAAAGTAATTGTTAATTAG
- a CDS encoding Na/Pi cotransporter family protein, producing the protein MEYSFFDFLQLIGSLGLFLYGMKMMSEGLQKIAGDRMRSILSAMTSNRFMGVFTGLLITALIQSSSATTVMVVSFVNAGLLSLVQSISVIMGANIGTTLTAWIISFFGFAVDISVFAIPLIGLAIPFFFSSKSNRRSIGELILGFSFLFMGLSYLKNSVPDIQSSPEILAFLQNYSDMGYWSVLIFFFAGAIITLIVQSSSATVAITLIMCSKGWIPFELAAAMVLGENIGTTITANIAAISGNVQAKRAAFSHFIFNTFGVVWMLIVFFPFVRMVNSLATGMTGYSPNELQPFIHAHPELISAAGDDSPLSEAYMTYQTSVSYGLSLFHTIYNIINVGIMIWFVKVYEKIVCAVIKQKKNGEEEEFQLKYISAGMLSTSELSLLQAKKEIELYSVRTTRMYGMARDLLSEKPDSEAFNKLFSRIQKYEQISDNMELEIARYLNNVSDGRLSFDGKMKVNAMMTETTEIESIGDSCYSIARAIQRKNNENIVFNEYITERITNMFTLVCNALENMNTILSKTDISDVDINKTYNIEMEINNYRNMLRNANMENINNKVYEYRAGIHFMDIILECEKLADYVVNVIDAVREKRSIKQ; encoded by the coding sequence ATGGAATATTCATTTTTTGACTTTCTGCAACTAATAGGTTCATTAGGTCTGTTTTTGTACGGAATGAAGATGATGAGTGAGGGGTTGCAAAAAATTGCAGGTGACCGTATGCGTTCAATCCTCTCGGCAATGACCTCAAATCGCTTCATGGGGGTTTTTACAGGATTGTTGATTACAGCACTAATCCAATCTTCATCGGCAACCACAGTAATGGTTGTAAGTTTTGTAAATGCAGGACTCCTCTCGTTGGTGCAATCAATCTCAGTTATTATGGGTGCCAACATTGGAACAACACTTACAGCATGGATAATCTCGTTCTTTGGATTTGCCGTTGATATTAGTGTTTTTGCAATACCATTAATTGGTTTGGCAATTCCATTCTTCTTCTCAAGTAAGAGTAACAGACGCTCAATTGGAGAGTTGATTCTTGGATTCTCATTCCTGTTTATGGGACTATCTTACTTGAAAAACTCAGTGCCTGACATTCAAAGCAGTCCTGAGATTCTGGCATTCTTGCAAAACTATTCCGATATGGGATATTGGTCAGTACTGATATTCTTCTTTGCAGGAGCAATAATAACTCTTATAGTGCAGTCGTCAAGTGCAACTGTGGCCATCACTTTAATTATGTGCAGTAAAGGCTGGATTCCTTTTGAGTTGGCTGCCGCAATGGTGTTGGGTGAAAACATTGGTACTACAATTACTGCAAATATTGCCGCTATATCGGGTAATGTTCAAGCAAAACGAGCTGCATTCTCACACTTTATATTTAATACTTTTGGTGTGGTTTGGATGCTTATAGTATTCTTCCCCTTTGTTAGGATGGTAAATTCGTTAGCCACAGGTATGACTGGTTATTCTCCAAATGAGTTGCAACCATTCATTCATGCCCACCCTGAACTTATTTCGGCTGCAGGAGATGATTCTCCTCTTTCAGAAGCCTATATGACGTATCAAACATCGGTATCATACGGATTATCTCTATTCCACACCATTTACAATATCATTAACGTAGGTATAATGATTTGGTTTGTGAAGGTATATGAGAAGATTGTATGTGCTGTAATAAAACAGAAAAAGAACGGAGAGGAGGAGGAGTTCCAGCTCAAATATATCTCAGCAGGTATGTTGTCAACATCTGAGTTGTCGCTATTACAGGCAAAGAAAGAGATTGAACTTTATAGCGTAAGAACAACTCGTATGTACGGAATGGCTCGTGACCTGTTGTCGGAGAAACCCGATAGTGAAGCATTCAATAAACTATTTAGCCGTATCCAAAAATATGAGCAGATCAGCGATAATATGGAGTTGGAGATTGCTCGTTATCTAAACAATGTTTCTGACGGACGTTTGAGTTTTGATGGTAAGATGAAGGTAAATGCTATGATGACTGAAACTACCGAGATTGAGAGCATTGGTGATAGTTGTTATAGTATTGCACGTGCTATTCAACGTAAAAACAATGAGAATATAGTGTTTAACGAATACATTACTGAACGTATAACTAATATGTTTACATTGGTATGTAATGCTCTTGAGAATATGAATACCATTCTCTCAAAAACAGATATAAGTGATGTTGATATAAACAAAACTTACAATATTGAGATGGAGATAAACAACTATCGCAATATGCTACGTAATGCAAATATGGAGAATATTAACAATAAGGTATATGAGTATCGAGCAGGAATTCACTTTATGGATATTATATTGGAGTGTGAGAAACTTGCCGACTATGTTGTTAATGTTATTGATGCAGTACGCGAGAAACGTTCTATAAAACAATAG
- a CDS encoding nucleoside kinase, whose translation MNDTIKIFCVNNGKEIEVEKGSSVLEIFNKSGIVLNSRIMGALVNNRTQSLNFRVYKPKDIEFFDYTSPHGERVYIHTLCFILYKAVHDVMPNAKLDIEHSISKGLFCRLSEKCGENTLMMINERMREIVSKDMPIGRFEEPTKEVLQKFKDAGMTDKIKLLSYISAPYTVYYKLDNVIDTYPYELTPSTGYVPVFDFVKYSYGYLLVPPSKANPNELNEISRQDKLLAAFEEQYRFNNIAQLSNVGDLNEAIASGHAPTLIKVMEALHEKQIAHIADDIAERFKLNGSGRVVLIAGPSSSGKTTFSKRLSVQLLTNLLLPVAISLDDYFVDRKDTPRDESGDYDYESLYALDLEAFNRDLNDLLDGKEIDIPTYNFETGTRSYTGKRLKLTPQSILILEGIHALNPQLTAQIDDRLKYRVYVSALTSISIDDHNRIPTTDNRLLRRIIRDAKYRGTSAQGTIARWPSVRCGEEKWIFPYQENADAMFNTSLLYELSVICREAIPILAQVGKNQKEYNEAKRLLNFLSMFIPTPEKEIPPTSLAREFLGGSSFIY comes from the coding sequence ATGAACGACACTATTAAAATTTTCTGTGTTAATAACGGAAAAGAGATTGAAGTTGAGAAGGGTTCTTCAGTGTTGGAGATATTCAACAAGTCGGGGATTGTGTTGAATTCTCGTATTATGGGCGCTTTGGTAAATAACCGAACACAGAGTTTAAACTTTAGAGTATACAAACCTAAAGATATTGAGTTCTTTGACTATACCTCTCCTCATGGCGAGAGAGTATATATCCATACCCTTTGCTTTATTCTATACAAAGCAGTCCACGATGTTATGCCTAATGCAAAACTCGATATTGAACACTCAATTTCAAAAGGGTTGTTCTGTCGCTTATCAGAGAAATGTGGCGAGAACACTCTTATGATGATTAATGAGCGTATGCGTGAGATTGTTTCTAAGGATATGCCTATCGGCAGATTTGAAGAGCCTACAAAAGAGGTATTACAGAAATTTAAAGATGCCGGTATGACAGATAAGATAAAACTTCTATCATATATCTCTGCCCCATATACAGTATATTATAAATTGGATAATGTTATTGACACCTACCCATACGAACTTACACCCTCAACAGGATACGTTCCTGTTTTTGACTTTGTCAAGTATAGTTACGGATACCTTCTTGTTCCGCCATCAAAAGCAAATCCCAATGAACTAAACGAGATTTCGCGACAAGATAAACTTCTTGCCGCCTTTGAGGAGCAATACAGATTTAATAATATTGCACAATTGAGCAACGTAGGAGATTTGAATGAGGCTATCGCTTCGGGACACGCCCCCACTCTTATAAAGGTTATGGAGGCATTGCACGAGAAACAGATTGCCCATATTGCCGATGATATTGCCGAGAGATTTAAACTTAACGGCAGCGGTAGGGTTGTTCTTATTGCAGGACCTTCATCATCGGGTAAGACAACCTTCTCAAAGAGGTTGTCGGTACAACTCTTAACAAACCTGCTACTCCCTGTGGCTATCTCGTTAGATGATTACTTTGTTGACAGAAAAGATACACCTCGCGATGAGAGTGGCGATTATGATTATGAGTCGCTCTATGCTCTTGACCTTGAGGCGTTCAATAGAGACCTTAACGATTTACTTGACGGCAAGGAGATTGATATTCCAACCTACAACTTTGAGACCGGCACAAGAAGTTATACCGGTAAAAGACTAAAACTTACTCCTCAAAGCATTTTGATATTAGAGGGTATTCACGCTCTAAATCCTCAACTTACCGCTCAAATTGATGATAGATTGAAATATAGAGTTTACGTTTCGGCATTAACATCCATTTCAATTGACGACCACAACAGAATACCTACAACAGACAACCGTCTGTTGCGCAGAATTATTCGCGATGCCAAATATCGTGGCACTTCGGCTCAAGGCACCATTGCTCGTTGGCCAAGCGTTAGATGTGGCGAAGAGAAGTGGATCTTCCCATATCAAGAGAATGCCGATGCAATGTTTAACACCTCGTTACTTTACGAACTTTCGGTGATTTGCCGAGAGGCTATTCCCATTCTTGCTCAAGTGGGCAAAAACCAAAAAGAGTACAACGAGGCCAAACGTCTGCTAAATTTCCTAAGTATGTTTATACCTACTCCAGAAAAAGAGATTCCTCCAACATCTTTGGCAAGGGAGTTTCTTGGTGGAAGCAGTTTTATATATTAA
- the rpoN gene encoding RNA polymerase factor sigma-54 yields MALKQQLELRLQQRLAPQQVQFIRLMELNNLELEERIKQEIIDNPALDEVIKRNDGEDDSPSKEDIATNDEDGSNEDISLGDYFSEDDIPDYKISQYENDHSEGYKGDIPFLSDSSIQGHLFDQLAFLELSDIEEKIAEYIIGNIDDDGYLRRPLQMISDDLIFQAGLDIDVYTIEKVLDKIKEFDPAGVAATSLQECLMLQLNRLESSEENVIIAKEIITNHFDDFSKKHYDRIGKALGLDKELLKKVIKTLTQLNPRPGNTWNSSFGDTYNQISPDIFIEENNGEVTFSLNDCNIPELRVNQKYIDMYKDYTSNKANQTKETRETLLFVRQKLDSAQWFIESVKQRQITLSNIMAVILSIQKDFLITGDDRDLRPMILKDIAEVTNYDISTVSRVLNGKYMQTRYGVYSLKHLFSESLQTNDGEEVSSKEVKKILVDIIENEDKKQPLSDNEICAILCEKGYKIARRTVAKYREQNNIPIARLRKEL; encoded by the coding sequence ATGGCATTAAAACAGCAGTTAGAGTTAAGGCTTCAACAACGTCTTGCTCCCCAACAGGTTCAATTTATTCGCCTTATGGAACTTAATAATTTGGAACTGGAGGAGAGAATTAAACAAGAGATTATTGATAACCCTGCTCTTGACGAGGTTATTAAAAGAAACGATGGGGAGGATGATTCTCCATCGAAAGAAGATATTGCCACAAATGATGAAGACGGAAGCAATGAGGATATTTCGTTAGGCGACTACTTCTCAGAGGACGACATTCCTGATTATAAAATCTCACAATACGAAAACGATCATAGCGAGGGCTACAAAGGAGATATTCCTTTTCTTAGCGATAGTTCTATTCAAGGGCATCTGTTTGATCAACTTGCATTTCTTGAACTGTCAGATATTGAAGAGAAGATTGCCGAGTATATTATAGGCAATATTGATGATGACGGTTATCTGAGAAGACCTTTACAAATGATCTCAGATGATTTGATTTTTCAGGCAGGTCTTGATATTGATGTTTATACCATTGAGAAAGTTCTTGACAAGATAAAAGAGTTTGATCCTGCCGGTGTTGCGGCAACATCCCTTCAGGAGTGTCTTATGCTTCAACTCAACAGACTTGAGAGCAGCGAAGAGAATGTAATTATAGCCAAAGAGATCATAACAAACCATTTTGACGACTTTAGCAAAAAACACTACGACAGAATTGGCAAGGCTCTTGGGCTGGACAAAGAGCTACTTAAAAAAGTTATAAAAACTCTTACCCAACTCAATCCTCGTCCCGGAAATACTTGGAACTCATCGTTTGGCGATACTTATAACCAAATAAGCCCCGATATATTTATTGAGGAGAACAACGGCGAAGTTACATTCTCATTAAACGATTGTAATATTCCTGAGCTGAGAGTTAATCAGAAATATATTGATATGTATAAAGATTACACCAGCAATAAGGCAAACCAGACTAAAGAGACAAGAGAGACTCTTTTGTTTGTAAGGCAGAAATTAGATTCAGCCCAATGGTTCATAGAGTCGGTAAAACAGAGACAAATTACTTTGTCGAATATTATGGCGGTTATTCTGTCGATACAAAAAGATTTCCTTATCACGGGCGATGATCGCGACCTCCGTCCTATGATTCTGAAGGATATTGCGGAGGTTACCAATTACGACATCTCTACCGTTTCGCGCGTACTTAACGGAAAATATATGCAAACCCGATATGGAGTATATTCTCTTAAACATCTCTTCTCGGAGAGTTTGCAAACCAATGATGGCGAAGAAGTATCTTCAAAAGAGGTTAAGAAAATTCTGGTAGATATTATTGAGAACGAAGATAAAAAACAACCACTGTCTGATAATGAAATTTGCGCTATCCTTTGCGAAAAGGGATACAAAATTGCAAGACGTACTGTTGCCAAATACAGAGAACAGAATAATATCCCTATTGCAAGACTAAGAAAGGAGTTGTAG